CCAACCGCTAAGCCGACGGAAAGATCTCGGGAAAAACGTGAAGCACCTTTAAGATAAGAAAAAATTAATTTGCCCGAAAAAGCCAGATAAACCATTAGGCCCAACAAACCAAGCTCCAGCCACATCTCTAACCATCCCCAATCAGGATTCGAAGTTTTCGTGATTAAATTATTAAGCGGATTTAAAAAACTGACCATAGAGCCCAGGCCAGGGCCAAAAATTGGATTCTGCTTTATTTGAAACAATAAATTGGGCAGAATTCTCAATCGCGTCAAAGAGCTTAATTCTTCTTCTGGTTGAGTAATAGTCCCCAAGCGTCCAGACAGAAACGTCAAACCAGCCAGCTTCCCGGTAGTTAGAAAATAAATCAAATTAAATTCTACTACAAAAACCAATAAAATCAAGATGAAAGCTATTAACCAACGACGCCAAGATAAATTGAGCTTTAAAAGCATAAGTCCAGCTAAGATGCCTAAAAAATAACCGCGCGAAAAATTAATCATTAAACTCAAACTAATGGCCACGGCTAAAATAATAAGATTCTTTCGTTCTCCACGGGAAACATTTCGGCCCAAGACAAGACTTAAAAGAACTAGAAGCAACGGCAACATCCATAAATGAGCCGGAAAAACAATGCGATAAAATCCGCTTCCCAAGTCAGTCACCTTGCCCACGGCTATTTGCCTCAACCACCAATAATAATTATCATGAACTTGGCTTAGGCCAGCTGAATAAATAAATAAGTTAGCCAAGGTAAGGATGCTTACGCCGATTACAGCCACGGCCAAAATTCTCGTCAGCCACGGCCAATAACTTTCTTTTCTAAAAAATTCGCTGAGCGGAAAAACTAACAAGAAAAAACCATAAGCCATGGCGTCTTGAATCACCAAAAGAGACTCATGGTTATTCCAAAATCCTCGCCCCACAGCCAGTAGAACCATTAGGGCTAAAACTAGCCAATAAACAGAAATAGATTGTTGAAAAAAAAGTATTTTTTCTTGCTTCACTATCTTTCTTGTTAACCAACCAATCAACAAAATTATCATCAAGGCTGAACGCAAAGAAATGTTTTGCCATTCGAGAAAATGCCCAGCCTGACCAAATAATAATTCTCCCAAAAATAATAAAATGGCGAAATCAAATCGCCAAATAACCAAACAGATCATTAAAAATACCAGCAACCAAAAGAAAACAACCTGAACAATAAGGACATGAAAGCCTAAAAATGAAATTAAATTAAAAGCAAAAAAAATGGCCAAGCACAGCCAAAATCTTCGGTCAAACAAATTAGTAACGGCGAGAGACATAATAATTCTTTAGCCAAGGATAAAACAATTGAACAAAAAACGACATTAATAAGCTTAGTGGCGTTAAGCAGGCTAGAAATATCGCCTGCCAAAACGGATGGTGCTTACGAAAATAATAAATCAAACTGCGATTATAAATTTTTTGTTTTTTTAAAGGTGAAATTTTGAAAAAACTTTGATGCCCTAAATGCTTCACTTTTATTTCCGGATCATAAACAACCTGATAATTTAATTTTTTAGCTCGATAGCACAAATCAACTTCTTCAAACCACAAAAAGAATTTTTCGTCAAAACCATGCAATTTTTCCATTAACTCCCGCTTGATTAAAAGGCACGCTCCCATCACCTGATCCACGGCTTGTTGTTTTTGATAGTCAAAATCGGACAAAAAATATTTTTTAAAAACTTTAGTGCGCGGAAAAAGATTGTGTAGTTTCAATAAAATTAAGGCCTGTGAGAAAACGTCGGGAAAACTCCGTACCGAGGCCTGGGTTTCTTTTTCTTCGTCGATAATCTGTCCGCCCAAAATGCCAGCTGATGAATCTTTTTTAAGATGATCGATAGCAATATCTAATGAATTTAATAAAATTTCGGTGTCAGGATTAAGGAAAAGTATTATTTCGCCTTTTGATTTTTTAAACCCCTGATTGCAGGCTCTGGCAAAACCAAGGTTTTGATTATTAAAAATAATCTTAAGATTATCGAATTTTTTACTAATACTTTCTAAAAAATCCTGACTGCCATCGCGTGAATTATTATCAATAATAATAACTTCATATGGCATTGACGGCTGGTTTTGCCAGATAGAATTCAAGCATCGCTCCAATAGCGATCTGACGTTCCAGTTAACAATGATAATAGACAGCATATGGTAATATTATTGATATATCTGATATTTTATCATTTCTTGACAAAATGTCAAAAAATATTATAATTAAATCAAGCAACCTGTTTGGAGGTGTTGATGACTAGAGAGCAAAGTGATTGGCTCGTAATAGGAATAGGGTTTGTACTTACCTACACGCTCTCCCTGTTCTTGCCCTACACGCCATTCTTCGTCCACGCCATCAAGATGTTCATCGTCAACTTACTGTGGTGGGGAGTCGTCATGGGGCTGGCCGCTTCAGAAGGTCGACGCTTCGACGAAGAAACGAAGCAACGAGCCATACGACTGAGCATAACAAACGCCGGTCGCGCCTAAGCGCGACCGGCTTCTATTTATATTATAAGTTTATTATAAAAATTATTGCATCACTTGTCCATCCGGATACCATTCAGCGTCAGGAATGGTATTAATGTTTGATTGTTTGTATTCCAGACGATTAAAAACATCCATACTGGGAATGGCGCGTTTAGTGCCGCCATCAATCACATAAATAGCCGGACTTGAAGCGTATTTAATTAAACTTCCGTCAGGTCGATTACCGCGGTATTTTCCGGCCGGCATATTTTCCGCCGATTGATTGCCTAAAAAATTAAAACTCTTAATCATCATCTTAAAAGTTGTTTTAAAGTTCGCCTCTTGCGCCAAACCTAAATTATAAGTCAAGATATACATTTTATTATCCTTGCCCACATAAACATTTAAATGATCTGGGCTCCAAACTCCCGGCTGGCCGCTGACCACCGCGTCAGCCACCTGATCAGAGGCAACGTCGGTTGATTTTTTTAAATACCACTCGCGCGGCGTCAAGCGATCAAAATTATCTTCCACGGAAACTTCAAAAAATTCATCGGTGTTGGTAACGACCATCACTTGACTGTCGTCGGTTTCCGGCAAAGATTTAACCAACCAATTACCCGGATAAAAAATCGTATAAGACCAAATCGAATTGGTAAAAACCTTTGTCAGGCCAGACATGGCTAGGGTGCCGTCGGTATGCAACGGATCTGACAGGCTGGCCACTTCTAAACCATCTTGTTGACCATCACCATCAGTGTCGGGATTATTTATGTTGGTTTGATAAATCGCTTCTTCGGTATCAGTTAACCCATCATTATCTTGATCGACAGTTGAAAAAATCTGCGGAGCCACCTGTACATCATTGGTAGCTGGTTGTATCTTATTTTTTTCTACAACCAAAGCAAAAGTATCGGCAGGAATAATATCTAAATTGATAGTTAAAACATTTGTAATCGTATCTGGTTGAGCCGATAAGGGCGTCCAAACTCCATCTTTAAGATAGGCCAACTTAATGTCTGCTTCCCAAGCTTTATCAACCGCTGAATCATGATAAGAGAAGGTTAAAATGGCAGCTTTTTTAAGCGCCGGAATAACCGATAATTTAAAAGCTTCGGGCGCTCTCGGCAATATTTGATAAGTATTATCGGTAATAGTCGAGGGCTCTGGAACAAGCACAATCGTCTGTCCTTGATCTAGAGCACCAGCGGGAAAATCAAATTCAGCTGTAATAATTTTAGGTTGCGGGTTCTGTGAACTAGCTAGATCGGTAATATCAGCGGTTAACTTTAACTCCGCCGATTGATTTAAATTAGCCCTAGTTTGTGTGTTTGTTTGCGTATTAATATCCTTGGGCGCTTGCAGATAGTTCTTTGCCCAAAATAAAAAATAAAATAAACCGCCGAAGACAACCACTATCGTCAAGCCTATCGCGCCAATGGTAATTATTTTATTTTTTTTCTTTTTCGCCGTTAAAATCTCTTGGCTGTCAACGTTAAGACTGGCCGAACCTGACAAAATTGACGGCGCCGGCTTATTTTTTTTATAACGATTGGGCATCACTGAAATAAACTCCTCGTCTGACTCTACTGGCGGTTTCGTCGGAGTCGGTTGAGTAGAAGCTGATTGGGCTTGAGACGGTTGGACCGGAGTCGAGGATTGTGGCTGCGAAGATTGTGGAGTTGATAAATTATCAAACATAAAAAACGTTAAAAATTATTAATGGCTTTTTGTAGATCAAATTGCGCGCCCGTAACCGGATCAATGCCGCGGCGGACCGAATCGCCATCGGAAATACCGTCATTGTTGGAATCGCCGCTTAAAGGATTGCTTTTATAAATTTTTACCTCTTCGTTATCTAATAGCCCGTCGTTATCGCTATCGGCTTTATTCGGATCAGTGGCTAAGCTTTGTTCTTCTTGATCGCTCAATCCGTCTTTATCCGAATCTAGAATCGTCGAAGGCTGTGAGGTGTCGTTATTGATTTTATTATTAACCACTTCTTGGACTGGAGTTGGCTTGGTCGACTTCACTTCGGCTAATTTTGATTTTATAATCGGCCCAAATTTTCCATAAGCGTAATAACCGCCATAACCAACCAAAGCAATAATAATAATAATTAAAATTATTTTTAAAAACTTGGTTGCTTGTCGCGGAGAGCCTTGACGTTTAACGGTCCGAGATAATGGATCGGTTTTGCCGGGTACGGCTGCGACAGATTTGTTTGACTCGCCAGAAGCAAAAATATCCTCCGGTTCCTGGTTTAAGTTTGATTCATTAGCAAACATATAAAATTATTTATTTACCATTTTAAAATACTACCCACCCTCCTCCTAGAATCTATTTCTACTTTTGTGACTCTTGCTGTTGCTGCCCCCATTCTTGTTGATAATAATAAGTTTCTAAGTATTGCATGTTAAAACAGCTACAAGATGACGGACTACTGCAAGCATTACCGGTAAAGTTTAAGTCTTTTGCCTTACAGCTGCCATTAATCCAGGCGCACCAATTATGCTTGCTGCAGGTGCTTGTTTGATTATAGCTCGCGCAATTGTGTTGCCAATTATTCGGCTCTCTATACTCAAAATTACTATAAAGAGCATAGCCTTTATTGCCTTGGAAAAACTTATACATATATTGATAAACATGGGATCCGGCAACACACTCGTATTTTAATTTGTCTGGCGCAGAATTATAGCATCTGCCTTGGCATTGCGGATCGTTCACCGGACAATCAGCGCAACAGCTATAAGGTTTTTGGCCAGAACAATTATTTCTGTTAGCAAAAGTGTTAATCGGATCAATAGGCAAAGCTGAACCTAAGCTGTCTCCTAAAGTATCTTGCCAGGAGCTCCAGCGGCTAGTCGTCATGCCGGGCACATAAATACCAGAAATTAATTTTGGAAAATCATTGTTGGCCGCGCGATATTGAGATAGCAACTGATTTAATTGATTAAAATTAACCAAACGGCTTAAGTCGTGAACCAAGCTCATTTTATCGCCACGCACATTAATATTAAACGTCCAATATTTTATCAAATCATTGACGATTTTAATCGTCTCCTGACTGGCATTATCATTATAAGACAATAAGAAAATATTACTATACAACTTCGGCTGGCCGCCACCAATTAAACCAAAATCAACATTGGTAGCGCCGACATAAGTGGTTCGCCCGTCTTTTATCGCCTGATAGTCATCAACGCTAGGCGCGGCAGAAGGATTAGATTGCGAGTTAATTTTCACCTTATACCATTCGGCTGGCGTTAAGTGGTCAAAATTATCGTAAATCCTTAAGCCTATTACGTCCGAAGTGTTTGGTACATTAAATAGCCAACTAACCTTTAATTCGCTATCGGCCTTAGCCGCATTAACCGGATCGGGTAAGGCCGGCAAAAGCGGACTGCCATCGCGACAATAATTTAACTGGAAATTATAAAAATTAGTATCATTGGGCCGCGGATAAACCCATGGGTTTTCACAAATAAAAACCCTGACTGCTGCCGAGTTGGTGAACGACTGATTAAGAGAATCAACTGCTTCGGCAGTTAAAACCGTATCGCCATTTGTACTGCCAGCCACAGCCGCACCCCTAGAAGGATTGTCTTGATCTCCGGTAACCGTAATTAAATTATCCTTAACGGTCCACGCCCATGTCCAAGTATAGACGCCTGTGATCGGCGAAATCGGCTGGTTGTCTCTGGCATAAGCTGTAGCAAAAAAATCATGACCCTTCCTAGCTTGGCTGAAAATATAACTTTGTGGAGTAATTTGAACTCTTTGAATTTGACAAATCTTGTTGCCGGTCGTAAACTGCCACGACTGATCTTGGGCCATCGACACCCCATATTTACTTTTTACTCCGTTGGGCCCGCCGACAATACGTATTTCATAGAGCCGCTGGCTGTCCAAGGCTGAACTAGGAACAAATCGCACTAATGTTTGTTTTTGCTGCGAATCCGAATCAATGCCGCCAATACTAATTACTTGGCTTTTGACTTCTCCGGCTATTTGAGTCCACTCTGATTTTGGTGGCCCTTGTGGTGCGGCCTGAGAAACGTTGATTAAATTATCTCTTAATTTTAAAACTAAATTCTTGAAAAGGTTCCACAAACTGCTGGTTGGACTGCCTTGATCCTGATTTTTGCCCCATAAAGTTACCGTAGTTGTAGTGGCCATGCTGGTATTAATAGTATTGAGATCCATCTCTTGGTCAAAAGTGAACAGAACAAATGCATTGCGACATATGTTAGTTGAATTTGGTGCCGGAAAACGGCTACTTGAGATTATAGTGGGCGCCGGAGAAACCACTAAATACGCTTGATTGCTTTTGCCGCTAGTAGCAGCGGTAATGTTTGTTTCCCCCAACCCCTTAGCCGTAGCAGTTGTGGAATTATTCGGACCGGTCGGGCTAACAGTAGCTATTTTAGTATCACCAGAACTCCACTGCCAAGTATAGCTGCCGGTTAACATTTGACAGGCTTCTCCTAAAGCCTCTGAGTCAAATTTTTGCGTATCATTAATATTTAAAAGCTGTGTTCTGATTGGCAAAACCGCCACTGATTCAACCGGACAGACCGAATCGTTTTTAGTTTTAAATTGCCAAACATAATCCTGAGCCATGCTTGATCCATCTTCACCAATAACGCCCGCCTCTCCGCCAGGCACAATAACTTCATAATAAGTATCAGCTGATAAGTTTTGCGTGGGTTCAAAAACAAAAGCTTCTTTTTCTAAAGTAACCGGATAAACATATACGTCTTTTGCGCCTACTTCGGTTGGATGAGAACAGGTTTGATCCGAACCGCAATTATAAACTTTAATTAAATTGGTACCGTTAATGCGGCCATCATCCACATTTTTATTAAACCGGGCGCCAACTTTTATATTAAGACATGCTTGCTGATAATTGGGTCGTGGATTTGGTGTAGAATAAATTTGGCTCGGAGGCTCACAAGTTGAATCTTCTTCAACGGCTAAATCAGTTAATTTGACAGTCAAAACGCCTAAACCAGTAATCTTTCGGCGTTGACCTAATTTACCGGGTATCTCTATCCAGGTTGAAGCAGAAATATTTGTTTGTCCTTGGCTTAAAGCGCTGGCCGTAGTTTCTAGCCCGGCAATTGGCTCTACGGTCGCCACCACCGGCGCGCTAGAGTCCCAATCAAAGCTAGCAACACAAACTGGTTGTTGATCATCATAAGCATTAGCCGTATATCTTTGTTGAGCGCCGACCTTAACCATTTTATTGGCCGGATTAACATCTATTCTATCAATTTGGCAAAGCTCGTCGCCCGTCTGAAACACCCAGCTATTCACGCCTAACATGGAAACGCCTTTATCTGAACGAACTCCATCGCCGGGTTGACCGTCTAATTTTTTACCGGTAACCATTATGCGATACCATCTATTGGCTTCTAAGAGCGGATTGGTTAAACAGGGATTAATCGTAAAACCAGTCTTAGTAACCAGATCATTAATGGTTAATGTGGCAGGCACAGAGGTTCCGTTGGCACAATTATTATCGTCGCAAATTTCAAACTTTATATTATTCCAATTTAAGCTCGCTTCATCCATTTTTTGATTGAAAACCGCGACTAAAGCCGCATTACGGCAAACTCCTATTTGGTTGTCATCTGGATTTTTTGACTCAATAATTGGCTGAGCATGACAACATTTATTTGTATCTAAAATGCCACAACCCATGCCGGTGCCACACTGCTCGTCTGTTTGACAGCCGCAACAAAGCCCTCGGCTACCGCCCGTACAAGGCGACTGATTGGCCATACATTGCAAACTGCCGGGACAAGTATTTTGTTCGGTCGGGTTACAGCAACATCGGCAATCGGTATTGTTAACTCGACAAGTATAAGTCGGTTCGCCTTGGCATCGAGTTGATCCATTCGGACAAACGTTTCCATCCGAACACACCTCGCCCGGACCGGGTAATTGTTCTAAAACCGTAAATGGCAAAGCATTGCTATTGCCGTTATTATTACTAACATAAACGTCTCCTGTTCCCGCTAAGCTAGGCACTTTAAAATTATTTATTTTCGTATCACTCCAATTACAACCAGTACCAGGGCAGTTGCTCACCGCCGCTTCATTATAAAATTTAACCGCATCCTTTTCGCCACCGCCATTGCCCAAACGAATACCATTTAATTCAATATTGGTTTTATCTCGATAGCCAGAACTGGGGTTAATTACCCACAAGCACGGACCCTGGGCTGAACCGGATCGATCGATTGTGTAAGTCACGTCACTATTACTAGTTTCTTCTTCGCCGCTCGAACTATAAACGATCGTCAATCTTACCTTAGCTGCCACTGGCAAGTCTTCGCCGGTATCGGGTACAGTAGTGGTTAAATAATTATCACTGACATATTCTACTGGCGAATTAACTACTGAGGGCCCGATTAAAAAACTGATTTGATTATTTTTGGGCGCAGCCGAATGGCTGGGCGTGCCGGTAAAACATTCTCCGAAAACGGTTATGCATTGACCACTTGGGCCTTGAGCTGGACTCACGCGATTAATCCACGGCGCACACAAACAATTAGCCGCCGTAGTTGTTTTAAATGACCAAGTTTTTCCTAAGGTATCACCCTTTTGATTTATAACCAGATCGCTTGTCATCTCGATTTGATAAGTTAGGTTGGGCGTCAAATCAACGCGCGGGTTTATGATAAAAACTTTAGTCTGGAGATCAGGGATCGTTAAATCGGCATATTGGTTACTGATAACTACCGGCCCTTTAATGTTTGGATTTTTATTAATCTCAAAAATCAAATTGTCGCCCTGCTTTACCCTAAAGAGGACTAAATTATTTTCCATCGAAGTGCCAAAAGTCAGACCAATATTGGTGCTGGAGCAAACTTTTTCGCCGGTTGGATAATATGAAGAGATTCCCGGAGCATGATCGTTGGTCTGAAACTCCCATTCTACATTATCCGGATCCATGATATTGGAGCACAAATCTTTAATACCGGAAACATGAATGCGATACCAAGTAAATGGTTTTAACTGAACCGTATCGCGCAAATATATTTTAAAACCGGTGTCTTCTATGTCTACCAGCCAATCGGTCGCCGGAATTTGCTCAACCACTAAACCGCCGCGGCCATCTAGGCGTGAGACCCAGATATTTGCAGCGATTGGATTATTATTACTATCCATTACCGTCGTAGCGTCAACTGGTTCGGAAAAATTAACGTCAATAAGCGGCGTTAAATCAACATTACGATCAGGATAGTTGGGGTCGTTCTGTTTTGAAATCGGATAACTACTGGTAATGTATGGTTTGGACGTATCAGTGTGAATCCCGGTAGTAAAGCGCCAAGTAAAATCAGTGTCTGTTTCCGTACAGCCATTGCTGGCTTCACATTTTTTCAATGTCTTACCGCCATTATCGCCAATTTGTTTTGGCAAATGCACGGTATAATCTGTCTCTGAAGCGAAGAGCGAATCGTGCTTAAAGACCAAGGCATTGCCTAAGACCTGCCAAGTGCCGGTAAATGTACCGCCGCTTTCTACTTTTAATAAATTATCCTGAACTAATTGTTGGATGTTGTCCGGCTTAACGCGATGATTAAAAATCGGCTGAACGGCTGAACACAAATAAACGCTTTGATGATAGTTTTGCGGTGGACCTTCATGGGTAGTTAAAATTCTGCTTACCTTAAAATCATCTGGCAAGATTCCCGGACCGCCAGGTTCTCCGCCATTACCAGCAATACCACTAATTATTTGACTAATGGCATTGATAATAAAAGAGGCAAAAGCATAAGCTAGAATAATAATAAGTAAACCAATAATACCAGCGGCCATTAATTTTTTAGCTCGAGTAATCTTTTCTTCGTTACCGCCCGAAGTCATCCAAATAAATCCGCCATAAACGACGATAACCACGGCGATTAATCCCAAGAATCCCAAAATAAAACGAACTATACGGCCGATAATAATAGGCAATGGCGTAGATGGTAGTTCGGTAGTATTAGAAAACTGTTCCAGTCCTTCGTTCATCGGCGGCTGAGCATGAGCAACAGAAAATTGGCCGACTAAAATCAATAAAATAAAAAAGAGAAACGCTAGAGAAAAGAGTTTCTTAGTTCTTGCGCTAAAAAATAACTCTCCAAACTTTAGGTTTCTCATACAAAATAATTTTACTTATTTTATTTGCTCAATTCTTCTTTGACTAAAGCGCTGACCTTGTTGCCGTCGGCTTTTCCTTTAGTTTCCTTAGAAACGGCGCCCATCACCTTGCCGAAGTCCTGCGGGCCAGCCGCGCTTAATTCTTTTATCTTGCTTTGAATTATAACTCTTAATTTTTCTTCTGACAATTGTTCGGGTAAATAAACAGATAAAATTTCTAATTCTTTTTTTTCTTTTTGAGCTAAATCCTGACGGCCGCCTTTATCAAAAGCTTCTATAGATTCTTTGCGGCGTTTAGTTTCACAGCTGACGATTTCTATCGTCAATTCGTCGGTCAATTCTTTTTTCTTAGCCTTTAGTTCGATTTCAAGATTTTGTAAAGAAGCCTTCAGCATTCTCAAGGCCGAAACTTTTATTTCATCTTTCTTGATCATCGCCTGCTTTAAATCTTCTAAAATTTTCTCAAACAAAGTCATAAAAATTATTTTAATAATTTCTAGCTCTTCAAGGCGCCAGTTTTAATCAAAAACTCGCGCTTAGCCTGATCGCTCTTGCGTCGTAAAGCGCTAATTTTTCTCGCTCGCGAAGTAGTTGTTCGAGAACGAAAACGGCGGCCTTTCACTTCTTTGACTAGGCCACTGCGCACTACGCTTTGATTGAAGCGTCGAATCATTCCCTCGGTCGATTCGCCAGCTTTTTTCTTAACTTCGATTGTCATAAAATTCACCTCTTATAGAAATTATAACGTAAAATATAAGAATGTAAATACATTATCCCCAGTTAATAAAGAAAAACAGGTCCCAGCCGAAGCCGGGACCCGTAGGGGGTCAAAACCGCTCTCAGGACGAAAGCGGAGACCGAAAACTCGCCGCCTCCACCACAACATCTTAATATATTTTGACTTTTTGTCAATGGTGTGCTATAGTACGTTCTATGTTAAAAAACCTCAAAAAATCAGACCCGATTATTGCCAAAATAATCCAAAATGAAATCAAACGCCAGCAAGACGGCCTGGTTTTGATTGCCTCGGAAAATTATGCTTCACCGGCAGTTTTAGAAGCACTCGGCTCGGCCTTGACCAATAAATATTCCGAAGGTTATCCGGGCAAGCGTTATTACGGCGGCAATCAATTCATCGATCAGACAGAAAATCTGGCCATTGAACGGGCTAAAAAATTGTTTTTGCCCAAAAATCAATGGACAAACTGGCAAGTTAACGTCCAACCCTATTCCGGTTCGCCGGCTA
This window of the Patescibacteria group bacterium genome carries:
- a CDS encoding O-antigen ligase family protein; this translates as MSLAVTNLFDRRFWLCLAIFFAFNLISFLGFHVLIVQVVFFWLLVFLMICLVIWRFDFAILLFLGELLFGQAGHFLEWQNISLRSALMIILLIGWLTRKIVKQEKILFFQQSISVYWLVLALMVLLAVGRGFWNNHESLLVIQDAMAYGFFLLVFPLSEFFRKESYWPWLTRILAVAVIGVSILTLANLFIYSAGLSQVHDNYYWWLRQIAVGKVTDLGSGFYRIVFPAHLWMLPLLLVLLSLVLGRNVSRGERKNLIILAVAISLSLMINFSRGYFLGILAGLMLLKLNLSWRRWLIAFILILLVFVVEFNLIYFLTTGKLAGLTFLSGRLGTITQPEEELSSLTRLRILPNLLFQIKQNPIFGPGLGSMVSFLNPLNNLITKTSNPDWGWLEMWLELGLLGLMVYLAFSGKLIFSYLKGASRFSRDLSVGLAVGFVSLMVANLTGPFLFHPLGIFYQVLMISFI
- a CDS encoding glycosyltransferase family 2 protein is translated as MLSIIIVNWNVRSLLERCLNSIWQNQPSMPYEVIIIDNNSRDGSQDFLESISKKFDNLKIIFNNQNLGFARACNQGFKKSKGEIILFLNPDTEILLNSLDIAIDHLKKDSSAGILGGQIIDEEKETQASVRSFPDVFSQALILLKLHNLFPRTKVFKKYFLSDFDYQKQQAVDQVMGACLLIKRELMEKLHGFDEKFFLWFEEVDLCYRAKKLNYQVVYDPEIKVKHLGHQSFFKISPLKKQKIYNRSLIYYFRKHHPFWQAIFLACLTPLSLLMSFFVQLFYPWLKNYYVSRRY
- a CDS encoding thrombospondin type 3 repeat-containing protein, producing the protein MFANESNLNQEPEDIFASGESNKSVAAVPGKTDPLSRTVKRQGSPRQATKFLKIILIIIIIALVGYGGYYAYGKFGPIIKSKLAEVKSTKPTPVQEVVNNKINNDTSQPSTILDSDKDGLSDQEEQSLATDPNKADSDNDGLLDNEEVKIYKSNPLSGDSNNDGISDGDSVRRGIDPVTGAQFDLQKAINNF
- a CDS encoding Ig-like domain-containing protein; translated protein: MRNLKFGELFFSARTKKLFSLAFLFFILLILVGQFSVAHAQPPMNEGLEQFSNTTELPSTPLPIIIGRIVRFILGFLGLIAVVIVVYGGFIWMTSGGNEEKITRAKKLMAAGIIGLLIIILAYAFASFIINAISQIISGIAGNGGEPGGPGILPDDFKVSRILTTHEGPPQNYHQSVYLCSAVQPIFNHRVKPDNIQQLVQDNLLKVESGGTFTGTWQVLGNALVFKHDSLFASETDYTVHLPKQIGDNGGKTLKKCEASNGCTETDTDFTWRFTTGIHTDTSKPYITSSYPISKQNDPNYPDRNVDLTPLIDVNFSEPVDATTVMDSNNNPIAANIWVSRLDGRGGLVVEQIPATDWLVDIEDTGFKIYLRDTVQLKPFTWYRIHVSGIKDLCSNIMDPDNVEWEFQTNDHAPGISSYYPTGEKVCSSTNIGLTFGTSMENNLVLFRVKQGDNLIFEINKNPNIKGPVVISNQYADLTIPDLQTKVFIINPRVDLTPNLTYQIEMTSDLVINQKGDTLGKTWSFKTTTAANCLCAPWINRVSPAQGPSGQCITVFGECFTGTPSHSAAPKNNQISFLIGPSVVNSPVEYVSDNYLTTTVPDTGEDLPVAAKVRLTIVYSSSGEEETSNSDVTYTIDRSGSAQGPCLWVINPSSGYRDKTNIELNGIRLGNGGGEKDAVKFYNEAAVSNCPGTGCNWSDTKINNFKVPSLAGTGDVYVSNNNGNSNALPFTVLEQLPGPGEVCSDGNVCPNGSTRCQGEPTYTCRVNNTDCRCCCNPTEQNTCPGSLQCMANQSPCTGGSRGLCCGCQTDEQCGTGMGCGILDTNKCCHAQPIIESKNPDDNQIGVCRNAALVAVFNQKMDEASLNWNNIKFEICDDNNCANGTSVPATLTINDLVTKTGFTINPCLTNPLLEANRWYRIMVTGKKLDGQPGDGVRSDKGVSMLGVNSWVFQTGDELCQIDRIDVNPANKMVKVGAQQRYTANAYDDQQPVCVASFDWDSSAPVVATVEPIAGLETTASALSQGQTNISASTWIEIPGKLGQRRKITGLGVLTVKLTDLAVEEDSTCEPPSQIYSTPNPRPNYQQACLNIKVGARFNKNVDDGRINGTNLIKVYNCGSDQTCSHPTEVGAKDVYVYPVTLEKEAFVFEPTQNLSADTYYEVIVPGGEAGVIGEDGSSMAQDYVWQFKTKNDSVCPVESVAVLPIRTQLLNINDTQKFDSEALGEACQMLTGSYTWQWSSGDTKIATVSPTGPNNSTTATAKGLGETNITAATSGKSNQAYLVVSPAPTIISSSRFPAPNSTNICRNAFVLFTFDQEMDLNTINTSMATTTTVTLWGKNQDQGSPTSSLWNLFKNLVLKLRDNLINVSQAAPQGPPKSEWTQIAGEVKSQVISIGGIDSDSQQKQTLVRFVPSSALDSQRLYEIRIVGGPNGVKSKYGVSMAQDQSWQFTTGNKICQIQRVQITPQSYIFSQARKGHDFFATAYARDNQPISPITGVYTWTWAWTVKDNLITVTGDQDNPSRGAAVAGSTNGDTVLTAEAVDSLNQSFTNSAAVRVFICENPWVYPRPNDTNFYNFQLNYCRDGSPLLPALPDPVNAAKADSELKVSWLFNVPNTSDVIGLRIYDNFDHLTPAEWYKVKINSQSNPSAAPSVDDYQAIKDGRTTYVGATNVDFGLIGGGQPKLYSNIFLLSYNDNASQETIKIVNDLIKYWTFNINVRGDKMSLVHDLSRLVNFNQLNQLLSQYRAANNDFPKLISGIYVPGMTTSRWSSWQDTLGDSLGSALPIDPINTFANRNNCSGQKPYSCCADCPVNDPQCQGRCYNSAPDKLKYECVAGSHVYQYMYKFFQGNKGYALYSNFEYREPNNWQHNCASYNQTSTCSKHNWCAWINGSCKAKDLNFTGNACSSPSSCSCFNMQYLETYYYQQEWGQQQQESQK
- a CDS encoding GatB/YqeY domain-containing protein, encoding MTLFEKILEDLKQAMIKKDEIKVSALRMLKASLQNLEIELKAKKKELTDELTIEIVSCETKRRKESIEAFDKGGRQDLAQKEKKELEILSVYLPEQLSEEKLRVIIQSKIKELSAAGPQDFGKVMGAVSKETKGKADGNKVSALVKEELSK
- a CDS encoding 30S ribosomal protein S21; its protein translation is MTIEVKKKAGESTEGMIRRFNQSVVRSGLVKEVKGRRFRSRTTTSRARKISALRRKSDQAKREFLIKTGALKS